The Ochotona princeps isolate mOchPri1 chromosome 1, mOchPri1.hap1, whole genome shotgun sequence genome has a segment encoding these proteins:
- the SERPINB6 gene encoding serpin B6 isoform X1, with the protein MGAASSLQGCCAWLLGHRLAIMEALSEANSTFALTLLKTLGEDSGKNVFFSPMSISATLAMVLMGAKGNTAAQMVQALSLTKTQGGGAGDVHQGFQSLLSEVNRPDTQYLLRTANRLFGEQTWEFLAAFKDSCRKFYQAELEELDFLAASEECRKHINSWVAKTTEDKITELLSPNSVNSSSKLVLVNAIYFKGNWEKQFDKESTQERPFKVSKNEEKPVQMMFRKSTFKITYVGEIFTRILMLPYVGKELQMLIMLPDEHMDLKEVEKELTYERFVEWTKSDRMDEEEVDVYLPRFKLEEDYDMEDVLRRLGMTDAFEEGSADFSGMSSKGSLHLSKVLHKSFVEVNEEGTEAAAATAGIMMLRCARIPNQFRADHPFLFFIQHSKTNAILFCGRFSSP; encoded by the exons ATGGGGGCGGCGTCGAGTCTTCAGGGCTGCTGCGCCTGGCTCTTGGGCCACAG GCTTGCCATCATGGAGGCGCTCTCGGAAGCAAACAGTACCTTCGCCCTAACCCTCTTGAAAACACTGGGTGAAGACAGCGGCAAGAATGTGTTTTTCTCGCCCATGAGCATCTCCGCAACCTTGGCCATGGTCCTGATGGGGGCAAAGGGAAACACGGCAGCTCAGATGGTCCAG GCACTTTCTTTAACTAAAACGCAGGGTGGCGGAGCTGGTGATGTCCACCAGGGTTTCCAGTCACTTCTCAGTGAGGTGAACAGGCCCGATACGCAGTACCTGCTTCGAACGGCCAACCGACTCTTTGGGGAGCAGACTTGGGAATTCCTTGCA GCATTCAAAGATTCCTGCCGCAAGTTCTACCAAGCAGAGCTGGAAGAGCTGGACTTCCTGGCCGCCTCGGAGGAGTGCAGGAAACACATCAACAGCTGGGTAGCCAAGACGACAGAAG ATAAGATCACAGAGTTGCTGTCACCAAATTCAGTGAACTCATCCAGTAAGCTGGTTCTGGTGAACGCCATCTACTTCAAAGGAAACTGGGAAAAACAGTTTGACAAAGAGAGTACCCAGGAGAGACCCTTTAAAGTCAGCAAG AATGAAGAGAAACCTGTGCAGATGATGTTTAGAAAGTCGACTTTTAAAATTACCTACGTAGGCGAGATATTCACCAGAATTCTGATGCTCCCTTATGTGGGCAAGGAGCTGCAGATGCTCATCATGCTTCCAGATGAGCACATGGACCTCAAAGAG GTGGAAAAAGAACTCACCTATGAGAGATTTGTGGAATGGACCAAGTCAGACAGGATGGACGAAGAGGAGGTGGACGTGTACCTGCCTCGGTTTAAACTGGAGGAGGATTACGACATGGAAGACGTTCTGCGCCGCCTGGGTATGACGGACGCCTTCGAGGAGGGCAGCGCAGACTTCTCTGGAATGTCCTCCAAAGGAAGCCTGCACCTGTCCAAGGTCTTGCACAAGTCCTTCGTGGAGGTCAACGAGGAGGGCACGGAGGCTGCGGCTGCCACCGCCGGCATCATGATGCTGAGGTGTGCGAGAATCCCCAACCAGTTCCGCGCCGACCACCCCTTCCTCTTCTTTATCCAGCACAGCAAGACCAACGCGATTCTCTTCTGCGGCCGCTTCTCCTCTCCGTGA
- the SERPINB6 gene encoding serpin B6 isoform X2: protein MEALSEANSTFALTLLKTLGEDSGKNVFFSPMSISATLAMVLMGAKGNTAAQMVQALSLTKTQGGGAGDVHQGFQSLLSEVNRPDTQYLLRTANRLFGEQTWEFLAAFKDSCRKFYQAELEELDFLAASEECRKHINSWVAKTTEDKITELLSPNSVNSSSKLVLVNAIYFKGNWEKQFDKESTQERPFKVSKNEEKPVQMMFRKSTFKITYVGEIFTRILMLPYVGKELQMLIMLPDEHMDLKEVEKELTYERFVEWTKSDRMDEEEVDVYLPRFKLEEDYDMEDVLRRLGMTDAFEEGSADFSGMSSKGSLHLSKVLHKSFVEVNEEGTEAAAATAGIMMLRCARIPNQFRADHPFLFFIQHSKTNAILFCGRFSSP from the exons ATGGAGGCGCTCTCGGAAGCAAACAGTACCTTCGCCCTAACCCTCTTGAAAACACTGGGTGAAGACAGCGGCAAGAATGTGTTTTTCTCGCCCATGAGCATCTCCGCAACCTTGGCCATGGTCCTGATGGGGGCAAAGGGAAACACGGCAGCTCAGATGGTCCAG GCACTTTCTTTAACTAAAACGCAGGGTGGCGGAGCTGGTGATGTCCACCAGGGTTTCCAGTCACTTCTCAGTGAGGTGAACAGGCCCGATACGCAGTACCTGCTTCGAACGGCCAACCGACTCTTTGGGGAGCAGACTTGGGAATTCCTTGCA GCATTCAAAGATTCCTGCCGCAAGTTCTACCAAGCAGAGCTGGAAGAGCTGGACTTCCTGGCCGCCTCGGAGGAGTGCAGGAAACACATCAACAGCTGGGTAGCCAAGACGACAGAAG ATAAGATCACAGAGTTGCTGTCACCAAATTCAGTGAACTCATCCAGTAAGCTGGTTCTGGTGAACGCCATCTACTTCAAAGGAAACTGGGAAAAACAGTTTGACAAAGAGAGTACCCAGGAGAGACCCTTTAAAGTCAGCAAG AATGAAGAGAAACCTGTGCAGATGATGTTTAGAAAGTCGACTTTTAAAATTACCTACGTAGGCGAGATATTCACCAGAATTCTGATGCTCCCTTATGTGGGCAAGGAGCTGCAGATGCTCATCATGCTTCCAGATGAGCACATGGACCTCAAAGAG GTGGAAAAAGAACTCACCTATGAGAGATTTGTGGAATGGACCAAGTCAGACAGGATGGACGAAGAGGAGGTGGACGTGTACCTGCCTCGGTTTAAACTGGAGGAGGATTACGACATGGAAGACGTTCTGCGCCGCCTGGGTATGACGGACGCCTTCGAGGAGGGCAGCGCAGACTTCTCTGGAATGTCCTCCAAAGGAAGCCTGCACCTGTCCAAGGTCTTGCACAAGTCCTTCGTGGAGGTCAACGAGGAGGGCACGGAGGCTGCGGCTGCCACCGCCGGCATCATGATGCTGAGGTGTGCGAGAATCCCCAACCAGTTCCGCGCCGACCACCCCTTCCTCTTCTTTATCCAGCACAGCAAGACCAACGCGATTCTCTTCTGCGGCCGCTTCTCCTCTCCGTGA